A section of the Pleuronectes platessa chromosome 7, fPlePla1.1, whole genome shotgun sequence genome encodes:
- the lonp2 gene encoding lon protease homolog 2, peroxisomal produces MASSDGIQIPSRLPLLLTHEGVLLPGSTVRFSVDSPRNMHLVSQRLLKGTSLKSTIIGLIPNTRDPEHDTDDLPPLHKIGTAGIAVQVVGSNWPKPHFTLLLTGLCRFSVSGLLKERPFVLAEVEQLDKLEQYTTPASQGVTTDDGELGELSEKFYQTAVQLLGMLDMSVPVVAKFRRLLDSLPRETLPDVVASMIRTSNKEKLEVLDAVSLEDRFKTALSMLTRQIDGLNLLQKTRKKSPDNEKRVLSVRKGGVFPGRQFNVDEEDEDDGDDTSVLERKIHAANMPEAALRVCLKELKRLKKMPQSMPESALTRNYLDLMVELPWSKNTKDCLDIRSARTLLDNDHYAMEKLKRRVLEYLAVRQLKTSLKGPILCFVGPPGVGKTSVGRSIARTLGREFHRIALGGVCDQSDIRGHRRTYVGSMPGRIINGLKTVAVNNPVFLLDEVDKLGKSLQGDPAAALLEVLDPEQNHSFTDHYLNVAFDLSQVLFIATANSTATIPPALLDRMEVLQVPGYTQEEKVEIAHRHLIRNQLDQHGLTPQQLHIPQDTTQAIISRYTREAGVRSLERKIGAICRAVAVKVAEGHRAAKTEALVPEGPLEPGDKAAAPPEMPIVIDHIALTDILGPPLFEMEVSERFILPGVALGLAWTPLGGEIMFVEASRMEGEGQLTLTGQLGDVMKESAHLAISWLRANAKTYQLTNMVGGPDPLEGTDIHLHFPAGAVTKDGPSAGVTIVTCLASLFSSRLVRSDVAMTGEITLRGLVLPVGGIKDKILAAYRAGVKRVILPLRNLKDLEELPANVRADLDFVTAANLDQVLNAAFEGGFPGAEQPHTPPQLSSKL; encoded by the exons ATGGCCTCCAGCGACGGGATCCAGATTCCGAGCCGCCTCCCGCTGCTGCTGACCCACGAAGGCGTGCTGCTGCCGGGCTCCACCGTCCGCTTCAGCGTGGACTCCCCCCGGAACATGCACCTGGTCAGCCAGCGGCTCCTGAAAGGCACCTCGCTGAAGAGCACCATCATCGGACTGATCCCCAACACCAGGGACCCGGAGCACGACACCGACGACCTGCCCCCGCTGCACAA GATTGGAACAGCGGGGATCGCGGTGCAGGTGGTGGGCAGCAACTGGCCCAAGCCCCacttcaccctcctcctcaccgGACTGTGCCGCTTCAGTGTGTCAGGTCTGCTGAAGGAGAGACCCTTCGTCCTGGCAGAG GTGGAGCAGTTGGATAAACTGGAGCAGTACACGACACCAGCATCACAGGGGGTCACCACTGATGATGGGGAGCTGGGGGAGCTGTCTGAGAAATTCTACCAGACGGctgtacag ttgtTAGGAATGCTGGACATGTCCGTTCCAGTGGTGGCTAAGTTCAGGCGTCTGCTGGACAGCCTGCCCAGGGAAACGCTGCCTGATGTGGTCGCCTCCATGATCCGAACGTCAAACAAGGAGAAACTAGAG GTCTTGGATGCGGTGAGCCTGGAGGACCGTTTTAAGACTGCTCTGTCCATGTTGACCAGACAGATAGACGGACTGAATCTACTGCAGAAGACCAGGAAGAAGAGTCCCGATAATGAGAAGAGG GTGTTATCGGTGCGTAAAGGTGGTGTGTTCCCAGGCCGGCAGTTCAatgtggatgaggaggatgaagatgatggagatGACACCTCAGTCCTGGAGAGGAAGATTCATGCGGCGAACATGCCTGAGGCTGCTCTCAGAGTTTGTCTGAAGGAGCTCAAGAG ATTGAAGAAGATGCCTCAGTCCATGCCTGAGTCGGCCCTGACCAGAAACTACTTGGACCTGATGGTTGAGCTGCCGTGGAGTAAAAACACTAAAG ACTGCCTGGACATCCGATCTGCTCGCACCCTGCTGGACAACGACCACTACGCCATGGAGAAGCTGAAGAGGCGTGTGCTGGAGTACCTGGCTGTCAGGCAACTCAAGACCTCACTCAAG GGCCCCATTCTATGCTTTGTGGGGCCCCCAGGAGTCGGTAAGACCAGTGTGGGCCGCTCCATCGCCAGGACCCTGGGCAGAGAGTTTCACCGCATCGCTTTAGGAGGCGTCTGTGACCAGTCGGACATCCGAGGACACAG ACGTACGTACGTGGGGAGCATGCCCGGCCGCATCATCAACGGCTTGAAGACGGTGGCTGTGAATAATCCTGTCTTCCTGTTGGACGAGGTGGACAAACTGGGGAAGAGTCTCCAAGGGGaccctgcagctgctctgctggaG GTCCTGGATCCGGAGCAGAACCACAGCTTCACAGACCATTACCTCAACGTGGCCTTCGACCTCTCACAAGTGCTCTTCATCGCCACAGCAAACAGCACGGCCACCATTCCCCCGGCCCTGCTGGACCGGATGGAGGTGCTGCAGGTTCCAG GCTACActcaggaggagaaggtggagataGCTCATCGTCACCTGATCCGAAACCAGCTGGATCAGCACGGATTAACACCTCAGCAGCTGCACATACCACAGGACACCACGCAGGCTATAATCAGCAG GTACACGAGAGAGGCAGGTGTGCGTTCCCTCGAGAGGAAGATCGGAGCCATCTGCCGCGCGGTGGCCGTGAAGGTCGCTGAAGGTCACAGAGCTGCCAAGACAGAAGCTCTAGTCCCAGAGGGGCCTTTAGAGCCAGGAG acaaGGCGGCGGCCCCCCCAGAGATGCCCATTGTGATCGACCACATCGCCCTGACAGACATCCTGGGCCCTCCGCTGTTTGAGATGGAG GTGTCGGAGCGGTTCATCCTGCCCGGTGTCGCTCTGGGTTTGGCCTGGACGCCGCTCGGGGGGGAGATCATGTTCGTGGAGGCCAGTCGGATGGAGGGCGAGGGTCAGCTCACTCTGACCGGTCAGCTGGGAGACGTGATGAAAGAGTCCGCCCACCTGGCCATCAGCTGGCTCCGAGCCAACGCCAAGACCTACCAGCTCACCAACA TGGTGGGGGGGCCAGATCCTCTAGAAGGAACCGACATCCACCTCCACTTTCCTGCCGGAGCCGTGACCAAGGACGGCCCCTCGGCTGGTGTCACCATCGTCACCTGCCTGGCCTCGCTGTTCAGCAGCCGGCTGGTCAGATCCGACGTGGCCATGACAGGAGAGATCACGTTGAGAGGGCTGGTGCTGCCG GTGGGCGGGATCAAGGACAAAATCCTGGCGGCCTACAGGGCGGGAGTGAAGCGCGTCATCCTGCCGCTGCGCAACCTGAAGGACCTGGAGGAGCTTCCAGCCAACGTCCGGGCCGACCTGGACTTCGTCACGGCTGCAAACCTGGACCAGGTCCTGAACGCCGCCTTCGAGGGAGGCTTCCCTGGGGCGGAGCAGCCGCACACCCCCCCTCAGCTGAGCAGCAAGCTGTGA